AAAGACCAAAAACTATTCCACAACGTTTCGTTGCAATCCTCGCCTCTTAAGGCAGACGATTTCACTAGGGGAAGCTCGTTCGCCCTGTCCTCGGAAGATAATTTATTGTCTTTAAACCCATCTCCAACGAAGAAATTTAAAGTTTCACCAGTCAAGGGTATTAGAGGCTCAAGTCCAGTACGAGATGATGATATATCACTTCTTACACCTACAAAAAGGAAATCACGTAAGCTAtctaatatttataatgcTAAAAGCCTTCCAACAAAATTAcattttgatgatatccCACGTCTTCATATGGACGATTATAATATAGCTAAGAGCGGCGATGAAAGCTATGACGATATGACTAATAGTCCTTTTTTTGTATATAATAGTTCGTTGCGTGATAATAGCAGGAGTTATGAAACAAATTCTCCACAAGATTATGACGATGATACCCCAAACACAGCAACTGCTTCAGATGGGAAAGGATATGCTGAAACATCGGAAACGTCCGATGTTGAATCTGATGACAATAAGGCCACGAaactttcttcttcggaTCAATATTTGGTTGGATCCAACACAAACCAGTATGTGTCTGAGAGTGAAGATGACAATGATGATTATAGCTTggattttgatgatgaattccTGATTGTGACTGATCCTTGCATATATCCCCCAACTGAAAGTTctactaatatatatagttgTGCCATTGAACATTGCCATTATTGCACAggtaataaatcattatatcAAAGTCATTTATTGGATAAACATTCCACCGTACTACATTCATTAGGGTATCCAATTAGGGAAGATACGTCTGCTATTATTCTGAACCCCAATATTTCTCAAAGTACTGTCAAAAAGCTAACTAAATATTTTCcattaatatttgaagtCCCACGTTTGCCACTATCCAAGAATAGCCAACCATTTATTTGCGGGCTAAATCTTGGAAACTCCAGGACTTGTCAAAAATTCTTTGTTACCAAACATGATCTTATTTTACATCATCAAAACGCTCCTAATGAATGCTCTTACAAGAAGCAGGTATTAATATGTCCTATGTTAGGGTGTGGGTATATGACGGATATGGGCTATTTGGAGTGGAGATCTCACTTCATAGAGAAGAAGCATCATCTTGACCCAAAAcataaaagaaatagacAGAATGAAGAAGGCTTGAAGCATGAAGAAACAAGGGAGAATGAAGAGTCAAACCTCTCACAATTAAGTTACATCCCAAATCtatatgaagaagaagaggaatATGAGAAGCTCAGTCATcttgataaaatcaacATGCCAAGTCTGAATATCTCAAATCTGGATCAACCTACTAAGGTTTCAACAATACTTGACGTGGTTAACGAAATTAATGACATTTTTAGTGATTCGGGATCTGATGCTTCCATTAACGAATATCTTAACGACGACGGAGACATAGAATTTAGCAAAATGAGCGTAGATGTGAAGCGTGATCCACAAAGACCATACCATAATGAGATGCCGAATTtaaaaatacaattaaaTTTGCATGAAGATTTGC
The nucleotide sequence above comes from Debaryomyces hansenii CBS767 chromosome A complete sequence. Encoded proteins:
- a CDS encoding DEHA2D15642p (weakly similar to CA3473|IPF6305.exon1 Candida albicans IPF6305.exon1), which produces MVSIVNHFSEVSSDSDDYEEPNDMQMGKIPENSISIDSSDDYDDDVDNNDNNTERSQSNLSVYPSLHMNGNVYRTEEDFQAEINRLKKQSTNRFKSKWEEILEKYAQIDDEKESDEIDLASGEIITDNGHLRSLRTGIRANTDVKFDGDIWSVTYDLERDIHNRYVKEARHKQQKMELKRQLKDQKLFHNVSLQSSPLKADDFTRGSSFASSSEDNLLSLNPSPTKKFKVSPVKGIRGSSPVRDDDISLLTPTKRKSRKLSNIYNAKSLPTKLHFDDIPRLHMDDYNIAKSGDESYDDMTNSPFFVYNSSLRDNSRSYETNSPQDYDDDTPNTATASDGKGYAETSETSDVESDDNKATKLSSSDQYLVGSNTNQYVSESEDDNDDYSLDFDDEFSIVTDPCIYPPTESSTNIYSCAIEHCHYCTGNKSLYQSHLLDKHSTVLHSLGYPIREDTSAIISNPNISQSTVKKLTKYFPLIFEVPRLPLSKNSQPFICGLNLGNSRTCQKFFVTKHDLILHHQNAPNECSYKKQVLICPMLGCGYMTDMGYLEWRSHFIEKKHHLDPKHKRNRQNEEGLKHEETRENEESNLSQLSYIPNLYEEEEEYEKLSHLDKINMPSSNISNSDQPTKVSTILDVVNEINDIFSDSGSDASINEYLNDDGDIEFSKMSVDVKRDPQRPYHNEMPNLKIQLNLHEDLPYPLDEDLQTGHESIEELFDD